The following are encoded in a window of Ensifer adhaerens genomic DNA:
- a CDS encoding sigma-70 family RNA polymerase sigma factor, producing the protein MASSLNHWLGLLFRRHHKEVVRYASRLIGNRDDGEEVVQNAYLRMVRVDRRSVEHPRSYLFRAARNAAIDFRIKLEREWSRRVELDQADRLSSSDDFALRLEFRDKVAALSVLLNELPVACRTAFIMNKVEGLSHREIAETLGISVSMVEKHMLRALSHCATCGESWTMSDKGRR; encoded by the coding sequence ATGGCAAGCTCTCTCAATCACTGGCTCGGTCTGCTCTTCAGGCGTCACCACAAGGAGGTGGTGCGCTACGCATCGCGCCTGATCGGCAATCGGGATGACGGTGAGGAAGTTGTGCAGAACGCCTATCTGCGCATGGTGAGGGTAGACCGCCGCAGCGTCGAGCACCCGCGTTCCTACCTGTTCAGGGCAGCGCGAAATGCGGCGATCGACTTTCGCATCAAGCTCGAGCGGGAGTGGTCGCGCCGGGTCGAATTGGACCAGGCAGACCGTCTGTCATCGTCGGACGATTTTGCGTTGCGGCTGGAATTTCGCGACAAGGTCGCAGCCCTTTCCGTTCTCTTGAACGAGTTGCCGGTGGCCTGCCGAACGGCCTTCATCATGAACAAGGTCGAGGGCCTTTCGCACCGCGAAATAGCCGAAACGCTGGGCATCTCGGTCAGCATGGTCGAAAAGCACATGCTGCGTGCCCTGAGCCATTGCGCGACGTGCGGCGAGAGCTGGACCATGTCTGACAAGGGGCGGCGATGA
- a CDS encoding FecR family protein, translated as MKPASATTQCPARDISDAALAWVVRLHSGEATSEDQRAYDAWRGQSAEHEAAAVEAEALWDDAAHLRRDRRTGLVYPGRDTALLSRRRLLTGAVGIAVLGGGLAASRPWLRILGSDYATTTAETRSINLPDGSRVVLNARTAMDVDFDERARRVVLKEGQAFFDVAADARPFQVASGETIVKALGTAFDVDANAADGSLGIAVTRHSVRVSPMAGGDLMGVTIAEGERVSVGGDGAIGNPVVQDPAIALAWQSGMYVAENRRLGDVVAALSRYHGGWIVFSHDRLKSTLVSAVLDLRTPDASLSALASGLPIRVTRMTRFVTLISAV; from the coding sequence ATGAAACCGGCATCAGCGACAACGCAATGTCCCGCAAGGGACATCTCCGACGCGGCGCTCGCCTGGGTCGTCCGGCTGCATTCCGGCGAGGCGACCAGCGAGGACCAACGCGCCTATGATGCGTGGCGCGGACAAAGTGCCGAGCACGAGGCGGCGGCGGTCGAAGCGGAAGCCTTGTGGGACGATGCGGCACATCTGCGCCGCGATCGCCGCACCGGTCTCGTCTATCCCGGCCGCGACACCGCACTCCTTTCGCGCCGCCGTCTTCTAACCGGTGCGGTCGGCATCGCTGTTCTGGGAGGCGGGCTTGCCGCTTCGCGCCCCTGGCTGCGCATCCTCGGCTCCGACTATGCGACCACCACGGCAGAGACGCGTTCGATCAACCTGCCCGACGGGTCACGGGTGGTCCTCAACGCGCGCACTGCGATGGACGTGGATTTCGACGAACGGGCGCGCCGGGTGGTCCTGAAGGAAGGCCAGGCATTCTTCGACGTGGCGGCGGACGCACGACCCTTTCAGGTTGCCTCAGGTGAAACCATCGTCAAGGCCCTTGGAACCGCCTTCGACGTGGACGCCAATGCCGCCGATGGTTCGCTCGGCATTGCTGTCACCCGCCATTCCGTTCGCGTATCGCCAATGGCAGGCGGGGACCTCATGGGCGTTACGATCGCCGAGGGAGAGCGCGTGTCGGTCGGGGGTGACGGCGCCATCGGTAACCCTGTCGTGCAGGATCCGGCAATCGCACTCGCATGGCAGTCCGGCATGTATGTCGCCGAAAACCGCAGGCTCGGCGACGTCGTCGCTGCCCTTAGCCGCTATCACGGCGGCTGGATCGTCTTCAGCCACGACCGCTTGAAGTCGACATTGGTCAGCGCGGTGCTGGATCTCAGAACCCCTGACGCCTCGCTTTCAGCACTTGCGTCCGGCCTGCCGATCCGGGTCACGCGCATGACGCGCTTCGTGACATTGATCTCGGCGGTCTAG
- a CDS encoding TonB-dependent receptor, with protein sequence MSRQTGRNKLLGAVVVATTAVGSLQTAMPALAQQERSARSGATTFDIPAQSLTAALTAFARQSGLRLAYSASLTQGKSAPAVSGPIPPAEALSQLLSGSGLSYSLNGGTVTITERVSGAHAVGAANGETMLAPIVAGGGIINPVDAPYETAAPTAYISQENIDRFRGSSPADIFRGTPGVLSGEARNGAGAVDVNIRGMQGMGRVAVTVDGASNSATVYQGYQGISNRTFVDPDFLGGVDITKGSDVASSGISGTVAMRTLDAGDIVKEGHTFGLRVKGGFGTNTSTPPPAGTTAGYAWPGGTWAPPVATAKSDGMDRPSFFDPTSGSGSIVGAMQEENVDLLAGYAYRRQGNYHAGTNGPSAVPVSMGPRPFCYESGVCLPPARGWKDYIDNIGIANYRAGEEVLNTQLQTKSYLAKGTVRFENGHSLQFGYNGFRSEAGDLLASRLTSDRGQAMQQGQTAGTKVDAGTLRYGWKPDDNDLIDLKANLWATRLELRNPRRSGVLYPQPGDFGLPADFRTGSDTFMWGADVANTSVLTTDYGGLDLTYGLSFLSEDTRPSKFTPELETWLDLRDGTRQEAAAFTKAAWKATDWLTINGGLRYQHYWTEDRNAPEQARPGYTYDTALSDGGFSPSVGVTLEPFDGTQFYVNYSNALRSPSIFEGVSAFTMNVNSNLRPERSSNWEVGTNLRREGVFSADDQAMMKLGFFDWNVDNYISREWYTDPRGISGMRIHNIAGAHFQGIELSGRYERGGFTAELAANYYTDVEFCRTATTCGHKSLYADYATNQVPPEYTVALTLSQTFLDDALTVGGRISRTGSRAIGHGDVTAQGASQFISLIDWKPYTLVDAFAEYRINETLTAAFRIENLTDAYYVDPLSLVQQPGPGRTFYASLKAEF encoded by the coding sequence ATGTCCAGACAAACGGGGCGAAACAAACTTCTTGGCGCGGTCGTGGTCGCAACCACGGCGGTCGGTTCACTTCAAACGGCAATGCCGGCTCTGGCACAACAGGAACGGTCTGCCCGTTCCGGCGCCACCACCTTCGACATACCGGCGCAGTCCCTGACCGCGGCGCTTACGGCATTTGCGCGGCAGTCGGGGCTGAGACTTGCCTATTCGGCATCGCTGACCCAGGGGAAATCCGCGCCTGCCGTCAGCGGACCGATCCCCCCGGCAGAGGCGCTCTCCCAGCTTTTGTCCGGCAGCGGCCTCTCCTATAGCCTGAACGGCGGGACCGTCACGATCACCGAGCGCGTTTCCGGTGCGCACGCGGTCGGTGCGGCCAACGGCGAGACGATGCTTGCGCCGATCGTCGCCGGCGGCGGCATCATCAATCCGGTGGATGCGCCCTATGAAACGGCTGCGCCGACCGCCTACATCTCGCAAGAAAATATCGACCGCTTCCGCGGCTCGAGCCCGGCCGACATTTTCCGCGGCACGCCGGGCGTGCTTTCCGGCGAAGCGCGCAACGGCGCCGGCGCCGTCGACGTCAACATCCGCGGCATGCAGGGTATGGGCCGCGTTGCCGTCACCGTCGACGGAGCCAGCAATTCGGCCACGGTCTATCAGGGCTATCAGGGCATCTCCAACCGGACCTTCGTCGATCCGGATTTCCTGGGGGGCGTCGATATCACCAAGGGATCGGACGTCGCATCGAGCGGTATCTCCGGCACGGTGGCGATGCGCACGCTGGACGCCGGCGACATCGTGAAGGAGGGGCACACATTCGGCCTTCGGGTCAAAGGCGGCTTTGGCACCAACACATCCACGCCGCCGCCGGCCGGCACCACGGCGGGCTATGCCTGGCCGGGGGGCACCTGGGCGCCTCCGGTCGCAACGGCAAAAAGCGACGGAATGGACCGCCCCTCGTTCTTCGATCCGACCAGCGGCTCGGGCAGCATCGTCGGTGCGATGCAGGAAGAAAACGTCGACCTCCTTGCCGGTTACGCCTATCGCCGGCAGGGCAACTATCACGCGGGCACCAACGGACCCTCGGCAGTACCGGTGAGTATGGGACCGCGACCCTTCTGCTATGAGAGCGGCGTATGCCTGCCGCCCGCCCGGGGCTGGAAAGACTATATCGACAATATTGGCATCGCCAACTACCGCGCCGGCGAGGAGGTGCTGAACACCCAGCTCCAGACAAAGTCCTATCTCGCCAAGGGCACCGTTCGCTTCGAGAACGGTCACAGCCTGCAGTTCGGCTACAATGGTTTTCGCAGCGAGGCCGGCGACCTCCTGGCGTCGCGCCTGACCTCGGATCGGGGTCAGGCGATGCAGCAGGGCCAGACGGCGGGAACGAAGGTCGATGCCGGCACGCTTCGATACGGCTGGAAGCCTGACGACAACGACCTCATCGATCTCAAGGCCAATCTCTGGGCCACGCGGCTGGAGCTGCGCAATCCCCGGCGGAGCGGCGTGCTCTATCCGCAGCCCGGAGATTTCGGCCTGCCGGCCGATTTCCGCACCGGCTCCGACACCTTCATGTGGGGCGCCGATGTCGCAAACACGTCGGTTTTGACGACCGACTACGGCGGGCTCGACCTGACCTACGGCCTGTCGTTCCTGAGCGAGGATACGCGACCGAGCAAGTTCACACCGGAACTGGAGACCTGGCTCGACCTTCGCGATGGCACGCGGCAGGAGGCGGCGGCCTTCACTAAGGCTGCCTGGAAAGCCACCGATTGGCTGACGATCAATGGTGGCCTGCGCTACCAGCACTACTGGACCGAGGATCGAAATGCCCCCGAACAGGCCCGACCGGGCTACACCTACGACACAGCCCTCAGCGACGGCGGCTTCAGCCCCTCGGTGGGCGTGACGTTGGAGCCTTTCGACGGCACTCAATTTTATGTGAACTACTCGAACGCACTGCGCTCGCCGAGCATCTTCGAGGGCGTTTCGGCCTTCACCATGAACGTCAATTCCAACCTGCGGCCGGAACGGTCGAGCAATTGGGAAGTGGGCACCAACCTGAGGCGCGAAGGCGTATTTTCGGCCGACGACCAGGCGATGATGAAGCTCGGCTTCTTCGACTGGAATGTCGACAACTACATCTCGCGCGAATGGTATACCGATCCGCGCGGGATCTCCGGCATGCGCATTCACAACATTGCCGGCGCGCACTTCCAGGGCATAGAACTGTCCGGTCGTTATGAACGCGGCGGCTTTACCGCCGAGCTCGCCGCCAACTACTACACTGACGTCGAGTTTTGCCGAACAGCGACCACTTGCGGACACAAGTCGCTCTATGCCGACTACGCCACCAACCAGGTGCCGCCGGAATACACGGTCGCGCTGACGCTGTCGCAGACATTCCTCGACGACGCCTTGACGGTTGGCGGGCGGATTTCTCGCACAGGATCGCGCGCGATCGGTCATGGCGACGTGACCGCGCAGGGCGCTTCCCAGTTCATCTCGCTGATCGACTGGAAGCCCTATACGCTGGTGGACGCGTTCGCCGAGTACCGGATCAACGAGACCCTGACGGCGGCCTTCCGCATCGAGAACCTGACCGACGCCTATTATGTCGATCCCTTGAGCCTGGTGCAGCAGCCCGGCCCGGGACGTACCTTCTACGCGTCGTTGAAGGCGGAGTTCTGA
- a CDS encoding MDR family MFS transporter, with protein MAATGSALSEPEKNVIIGGVLLSMLLAALDQTIVAPAMPTIGKALGHSDYLPWVVTGYLLTATAMAPLYGKISDIYGRRPTIFAAIIIFLAGSLISALAPNMLTLIVGRAVQGLGGGGLFALAQTVIGDLVPPKERARYAAWISGTWAVASIAGPLLGGTFAEHLHWSLIFWINIPLGLAAMAIINKPLRKLPTVARAHRIDGVGALLLVAATALLLLALNWGGSRYPWLSTVILGLLGASVVLWLAFALRLCRASEPLISLEVLGNPIVRYGTLAMFLAQGANVGLSVYIPVYAQTFHGLSASSSGVVMLGLLLGTVCGATTSGRTIPRIVHYKRMALVGGALAFLCLAALAALAGRTSLVVLEMLTFAAGFGSGMTFPVATISVQNAVDQAHLGVATGVLTFLRSLGGALGVAAFGAIALGNGLPLAGEGVGPLGTTVTSAVPFTYIFIASAAAVAAALVFFHLMPEKPLRGRDENPVAAVVE; from the coding sequence ATGGCAGCAACGGGGTCCGCCCTTTCCGAGCCGGAAAAGAACGTCATCATCGGCGGCGTTCTTCTCTCCATGCTTCTGGCCGCGCTCGACCAGACGATCGTGGCGCCGGCGATGCCGACCATCGGCAAGGCGCTGGGACATAGCGACTACCTGCCCTGGGTCGTGACCGGCTACCTCCTGACCGCGACGGCCATGGCGCCGCTTTACGGCAAGATCTCGGATATCTACGGACGGCGGCCGACGATCTTTGCGGCCATCATCATCTTCCTTGCGGGATCGCTGATCAGCGCGCTGGCACCCAACATGCTGACGTTGATCGTCGGCCGCGCCGTCCAGGGCCTGGGTGGCGGCGGCCTGTTCGCACTGGCGCAGACCGTCATCGGCGACCTCGTTCCGCCCAAGGAACGGGCGCGCTACGCCGCCTGGATATCCGGAACGTGGGCGGTTGCGAGCATTGCCGGACCGCTGCTCGGCGGCACCTTCGCCGAACACCTGCACTGGTCCCTGATCTTCTGGATCAACATCCCGCTCGGGCTTGCGGCGATGGCGATCATCAACAAACCGTTGAGGAAACTGCCGACCGTCGCCCGTGCGCACCGGATCGACGGGGTTGGCGCTCTGTTGCTCGTCGCCGCGACCGCGCTCTTGCTGCTTGCGCTCAACTGGGGCGGCAGCCGCTATCCCTGGCTTTCCACCGTCATACTCGGCTTGCTCGGCGCTTCCGTCGTCCTCTGGCTCGCCTTCGCCCTGCGGCTGTGCAGGGCGAGCGAGCCACTGATCTCGCTGGAAGTGCTTGGCAATCCCATCGTCCGCTACGGAACGCTCGCCATGTTCCTGGCGCAGGGCGCCAATGTCGGGCTCTCGGTCTATATCCCCGTCTATGCGCAAACGTTCCATGGCCTGTCGGCCAGCAGTTCGGGCGTGGTGATGCTCGGCCTGCTGCTTGGGACCGTCTGTGGAGCGACGACCAGCGGGCGGACGATACCGCGCATCGTTCACTATAAGAGGATGGCGCTGGTCGGCGGCGCGCTGGCCTTTCTTTGCCTGGCGGCCCTTGCTGCTCTCGCCGGTCGGACCTCGCTCGTCGTCCTCGAAATGCTGACATTCGCCGCCGGTTTCGGCTCGGGCATGACCTTTCCGGTGGCGACGATTTCGGTTCAGAACGCCGTCGACCAGGCGCATCTTGGCGTCGCAACCGGTGTTCTGACGTTCCTGCGATCGCTCGGTGGCGCCCTCGGCGTCGCGGCATTCGGCGCGATCGCTCTTGGCAACGGACTGCCGCTTGCTGGCGAAGGGGTGGGACCGCTCGGCACGACGGTTACGTCGGCCGTGCCCTTCACCTATATCTTCATCGCGAGCGCCGCAGCGGTGGCGGCGGCGCTCGTCTTCTTTCATCTCATGCCGGAAAAACCACTGCGAGGCCGTGACGAAAATCCTGTCGCCGCAGTCGTCGAATAG
- a CDS encoding type II toxin-antitoxin system ParD family antitoxin produces MATMNVSLPDPMKDWVEAQTRTGRYANASDYVRDLIRRDQERNDKVAVMQRFVDDGLKSGVGSRSKDELFSAALTRAEVPRG; encoded by the coding sequence ATGGCGACGATGAACGTATCCTTGCCCGACCCGATGAAGGATTGGGTGGAAGCGCAAACGCGCACGGGCCGTTATGCCAACGCCAGCGATTATGTGCGCGACCTCATCCGCAGGGATCAGGAGCGAAATGACAAGGTTGCGGTGATGCAACGCTTTGTCGACGACGGTCTGAAGAGCGGCGTCGGGTCCCGCTCCAAGGACGAGCTCTTTTCCGCGGCGCTTACGCGCGCTGAAGTGCCGCGCGGATAA
- a CDS encoding type II toxin-antitoxin system RelE/ParE family toxin — MAFRLSVAAEEDIIAIAADGVRLFGSAQARRYHDELFAVFALIAANPRMARERTELSPPMRIHPFKAHLVVYRVEADGDILVVRVRHGHEDWISNAF; from the coding sequence ATGGCGTTTCGGCTTTCCGTCGCGGCAGAAGAAGACATCATCGCGATCGCCGCAGATGGGGTGCGCCTTTTCGGCTCCGCCCAGGCGCGGCGATATCACGATGAACTCTTCGCCGTATTCGCCTTGATTGCCGCCAACCCGCGCATGGCGCGCGAACGCACGGAGCTGTCGCCGCCGATGCGCATCCATCCGTTCAAGGCGCATCTGGTCGTCTACCGGGTCGAGGCGGACGGCGACATCCTCGTCGTTCGCGTCCGTCATGGGCATGAGGACTGGATCAGCAACGCATTTTAA
- a CDS encoding NAD-dependent succinate-semialdehyde dehydrogenase translates to MAHYPDILLHIDGAWRPARSGKTIPVIDPANEETIGQVAWAEVEDLNEALAAAEKGFKTWRATSAFDRAQVMRSAAALLRERAGDIAFLMTREQGKPLAQSKGEILGAADIIEWFAEEGKRAYGQIIPPRAPDVTQMTVKLPVGPVAAFTPWNFPINQVVRKLSAALTTGCSIIVKAPEETPASPAELIRCFVDAGLPAGVVNLVYGVPSVISEYLIAHPVIRKMSFTGSTPVGKMLAALAGQHMKRATMELGGHAPVIVTDDADVERAVAIMSASKYRNAGQVCVSPTRFLVQERVADQFLDGFVAASKTIKVGNGLEAGVDMGPLANERRIPAIESLVADALEHGARLATGGHRIGNRGYFFEPTVLADVPLSARIMNDEPFGPVSIINRFHDLDEAINEANRLPFGLAAYAFTGSERSAHRLASEVESGMISINHLGLALPEVPFGGIKDSGYGTEGGSEAIEAYLETRFVTRKSV, encoded by the coding sequence ATGGCTCACTATCCAGACATCCTGCTTCATATCGACGGCGCCTGGCGGCCGGCGCGTTCCGGCAAGACCATTCCCGTCATCGACCCCGCCAACGAGGAAACGATCGGCCAGGTGGCCTGGGCCGAAGTGGAAGACCTCAATGAGGCGCTTGCGGCCGCCGAGAAGGGCTTCAAGACGTGGCGGGCAACCTCCGCCTTCGACCGCGCCCAGGTGATGCGGTCGGCAGCCGCCCTGCTGCGCGAACGGGCCGGCGACATCGCCTTTCTGATGACGCGCGAGCAAGGCAAGCCGCTTGCCCAGTCGAAGGGCGAGATCCTTGGCGCCGCCGACATCATCGAGTGGTTCGCCGAGGAGGGAAAGCGGGCCTACGGCCAGATCATTCCGCCGCGCGCACCCGATGTCACCCAGATGACCGTCAAGCTGCCGGTCGGTCCGGTTGCCGCCTTCACGCCCTGGAACTTCCCGATCAACCAGGTGGTGCGCAAGCTGTCGGCGGCGCTGACCACCGGATGCTCGATCATCGTCAAGGCGCCCGAGGAAACACCGGCGTCGCCGGCCGAACTCATCCGCTGCTTCGTCGATGCCGGGCTTCCGGCCGGCGTCGTCAACCTCGTCTACGGCGTGCCCTCGGTCATCTCGGAATACCTGATCGCCCATCCGGTGATCCGCAAGATGTCGTTTACCGGCTCGACCCCGGTCGGCAAGATGCTGGCGGCCCTTGCCGGCCAGCACATGAAGCGCGCGACGATGGAACTGGGCGGGCATGCGCCTGTCATCGTCACCGATGATGCCGATGTCGAACGCGCCGTCGCCATCATGTCCGCCAGCAAGTACCGCAATGCCGGCCAGGTCTGCGTGTCGCCGACCCGCTTCCTCGTGCAGGAGCGCGTCGCCGATCAGTTCCTCGACGGCTTCGTCGCCGCCTCGAAGACGATCAAGGTCGGCAACGGTCTCGAAGCCGGCGTCGACATGGGGCCGCTTGCCAACGAGCGGCGCATCCCGGCGATCGAAAGCCTGGTTGCCGACGCGCTCGAGCATGGTGCCCGATTGGCGACCGGCGGCCATCGCATCGGCAACCGCGGCTACTTCTTCGAGCCGACGGTTCTGGCGGACGTGCCGCTTTCCGCCCGGATCATGAACGACGAGCCGTTCGGCCCGGTCTCGATCATCAATCGCTTCCATGATCTCGACGAGGCGATCAACGAGGCCAATCGCCTGCCCTTCGGTCTTGCGGCCTATGCCTTTACCGGATCGGAGCGCAGCGCCCACCGCCTGGCAAGCGAGGTCGAAAGCGGAATGATTTCGATCAACCATCTGGGCCTGGCGCTCCCCGAAGTCCCCTTCGGCGGCATCAAGGATTCCGGCTACGGCACCGAGGGCGGATCCGAAGCGATCGAGGCCTATCTGGAAACACGCTTCGTCACGCGAAAGAGCGTCTGA
- a CDS encoding LysR family transcriptional regulator, which produces MINVIAQISITLIGMADHAGCLDARPVARIRPVVDHGSFRAAARALGRAQSGLSSAILNLETELRLPLFDRSQHRPELTKAGATLLAEARTLLIKADALRAKANGFNQGMESALRVALDPLLPLPDIARVISDFTRAHPGVRVELVTAPMTMALSLVLDGDCDLGLTAAQETDAHIASEAVAAFPGMVPVCAGGHPLAAPRDGTVGLTTVDLADHLQIVVADPAADAQAVSYAVFSQQTLRVSDLATKHALILAGAGWGHLPLWLVAADIGEGRLCEVPLAARNGLPGPLLPLYTIRRIDRVRGPAMESLCRLMIAHFGGQPQATSALP; this is translated from the coding sequence ATGATCAATGTAATTGCTCAAATATCGATCACTTTGATCGGGATGGCCGATCATGCTGGATGCCTTGACGCTCGACCAGTTGCGCGTATTCGTCCCGTCGTCGACCACGGTTCGTTCCGGGCGGCAGCGCGCGCGCTCGGGCGTGCCCAATCCGGCCTCAGCAGCGCCATCCTGAACCTCGAAACGGAACTGCGCCTGCCGCTGTTCGACCGCTCCCAGCACCGCCCCGAATTGACGAAGGCCGGAGCGACCCTGCTTGCAGAAGCCAGGACCTTGCTGATAAAGGCCGACGCGCTGCGGGCCAAGGCGAACGGCTTCAATCAGGGCATGGAATCGGCGCTGCGCGTGGCGCTCGACCCGCTGCTTCCTCTGCCGGATATTGCACGGGTCATCAGCGATTTTACCCGCGCCCATCCCGGCGTGCGGGTGGAGCTTGTGACGGCGCCGATGACGATGGCGTTGAGCCTGGTGCTCGACGGCGACTGCGACCTCGGCCTGACGGCGGCACAGGAAACGGACGCACATATCGCCAGCGAGGCGGTCGCAGCCTTTCCGGGCATGGTTCCGGTATGCGCCGGCGGTCATCCCCTGGCCGCACCCCGCGACGGAACCGTTGGCCTGACGACGGTCGATCTTGCCGACCATCTGCAGATCGTCGTTGCGGATCCTGCAGCCGATGCGCAGGCGGTGAGCTACGCAGTCTTCTCGCAGCAAACGCTGAGGGTCAGCGACCTTGCGACCAAACACGCCCTCATTCTTGCCGGGGCCGGGTGGGGTCATCTGCCGCTATGGCTGGTCGCGGCAGATATTGGTGAAGGGCGGCTCTGCGAGGTGCCACTCGCGGCCCGCAACGGTCTCCCCGGCCCGCTTCTCCCCCTCTACACGATCCGCCGGATCGATCGGGTCCGCGGACCCGCAATGGAAAGCCTGTGCAGGCTCATGATTGCCCACTTCGGCGGTCAGCCGCAGGCCACATCGGCACTCCCCTGA
- a CDS encoding SgcJ/EcaC family oxidoreductase, translating to MPRMRPIPAIGQARGVSSPDARDVSAVLAFVARVEETQWLRDVDGFVSLLAPQAVWTTAFGRQIVGAPAIHAFTAAVLPNLFRDFQALYDVERITFLHADVVAVNVRQIPVDAEGNRRPGEDEGRPLYILRRHDGAWRIVVAQNTTHQNEKIAAQQRAVDEATSGETHAHE from the coding sequence ATGCCGCGCATGCGCCCCATTCCCGCAATCGGCCAAGCTCGTGGCGTATCGTCACCTGATGCCCGCGATGTCAGTGCCGTTCTCGCGTTCGTCGCCCGGGTCGAAGAGACCCAATGGCTCCGGGACGTCGACGGTTTCGTCTCGTTGCTGGCGCCACAGGCCGTATGGACAACCGCATTCGGGCGCCAAATCGTCGGCGCGCCGGCAATCCATGCCTTCACCGCCGCCGTACTCCCGAACCTGTTTCGCGATTTTCAGGCGCTCTACGACGTCGAGCGCATCACCTTCCTGCATGCGGATGTCGTCGCGGTGAACGTGCGGCAAATTCCTGTCGATGCCGAAGGCAACCGCCGGCCGGGCGAGGACGAGGGGCGGCCGCTCTATATTCTTCGACGCCACGATGGCGCCTGGAGGATCGTTGTCGCCCAGAACACCACGCACCAGAACGAAAAGATCGCCGCCCAGCAGCGGGCGGTGGATGAAGCAACCAGCGGCGAGACCCATGCGCATGAATGA
- a CDS encoding SRPBCC family protein, which translates to MNERSAGHATFVIRRSYAATPATVVHAFADPATKRRWFFEGEGWTVDEFTSSFEVGGREHSRFRFGNGPVMCNDTIYLEIVANKRIVFSYTMTVAGRPISASLGTLEFSADGEGTRLNYTEQAAFLDRLNEPGEREVGFRELFQALADEIERAPADA; encoded by the coding sequence ATGAATGAAAGATCTGCCGGCCACGCCACCTTCGTCATTCGCCGCAGCTATGCCGCAACACCGGCGACCGTTGTCCATGCCTTTGCGGATCCCGCCACCAAACGACGCTGGTTCTTCGAAGGGGAGGGGTGGACGGTCGACGAATTCACCTCGTCTTTCGAGGTCGGCGGCCGCGAGCACAGCCGCTTCCGCTTCGGAAACGGCCCGGTCATGTGCAACGACACGATCTATCTTGAGATCGTTGCGAATAAGCGCATCGTCTTCTCCTACACGATGACCGTGGCGGGAAGGCCGATTTCGGCTTCGCTCGGAACCCTCGAATTTTCCGCCGACGGCGAGGGAACGCGCCTCAACTACACCGAGCAGGCCGCTTTCCTCGATCGTCTCAACGAGCCGGGCGAACGTGAGGTTGGGTTTCGCGAATTGTTTCAGGCGCTTGCCGACGAAATCGAGCGCGCGCCGGCCGATGCCTGA